A region of the Candidatus Methylomirabilis oxygeniifera genome:
GGCGCCGAAGCCGCTTGAGAGCCTCTGTGAAGCCTGCGCCGCGCATTTTGCTGAGGTTCGGGGTCTGCTGGATCTTCTGAAGATCCCCTATACCATCGATGAGCGACTGGTCCGCGGCCTTGAATATTATACGAAAACGGCCTTCGAGATGATCAACCCTCGCCTCGGCGCTCAGAATGCCTTGGCCGGCGGCGGACGCTATGACGGCCTGATCGAATCGATGGGTGGACCCTCTACCCCGGCGATGGGGTTCGCAGTGGGGTTGGAGCGAGTCATGGCCTCGCTTCCGGAGACCTCGGAGGAGAGCGCCCTGCATGGGGTCTACGTTGCTACTATAGGGCAGGCGGCGCAGCGGACCGGGATGGGGCTCCTGCAGGAACTGCGTCGTCGCGGCATACGGGGTCTGATGGACCTCGAGGCGCGCAGCCTCAAGGGCCAGATGCGCCAGGCCAATAAGGAGCGGGTTCGCTACTGCCTGATCATGGGCGATGAAGAGCTCGGGCGAGGCCAGACGACGCTGCGGGATATGGTCAAGGCCGACCAGACTTCCGTGGCGCTGGATCGGATTGTCGAATGCCTGATTGGACTGGAGGGGATATGAGCGCGAGCGTGGGGCGCCTCAAACGGACGGGGCACTGCGGTCTGTTGCGATCGCCTGATGTGGGGAAGTCTGTTGTGCTGATGGGCTGGGTGCATCGGCGACGTGACCATGGCGGCCTCGTCTTTATCGATCTTCGGGATCGCGAAGGGATTACCCAGACGGTCTTTAACCCCGAGTTTCATCCGGAGGCCCACGAGGTGGCCCGACGGATGCGTGCCGAATTTGTGGTAGCGATCAGCGGCAGGGTTCAGCTACGTCCGCCGGGAACCGAGAATACTCTGCTGCCCACCGGGGCGATTGAGATCGTTGCGGAAGAGGCGCAGATTCTGAACGAAGCCAAGCCGCCGGTCTTCCCGATTGAGGAGCAGACAGATGTGGCTGAGGAGATTCGGCTGACATATCGATACTTGGATCTCCGTCGCCCGTCGATGCTGTACAATCTGCGCCTGCGTCACAAGGTGACCCAGGCGGCCCACAGCTATCTGGACCGACACGGATTTATAGAGGTAGAAACCCCTATGCTGACCCGGAGTACGCCGGAAGGGGCCAGAGACTATCTCGTGCCAAGCCGACTGAACCCCGGGGAGTTCTACGCCCTGCCGCAGTCGCCCCAGCTCTTCAAGCAGCTTCTCATGGTCGCGGGGATCGATCGGTACTATCAGATCGTCAAATGCTTTCGGGATGAGGATCTGCGAGCCGACCGGCAACCGGAGTTTACGCAGATCGACCTTGAGATGTCGTTTGTCGATCGGGACGATGTGCTCGAGGTAACGGAAGGGCTGGTAGTGGCGCTCTTTGAAGCGGCCGGCAAATCTTCTCTGCCCCGGCCCTTCCCGCGACTGACGTATGCCGAGGCGATCGACCGGTTCGGTCTCGATACGCCGGACACTCGATTCGGGATGGAGCTTGCCGATCTGACCGAGCTATTGTGCGGGGTCGAGGCTAAGGCGTTCGCCGAGCCGATTGCGCAAGGCGGTGTGGTGAGGGGGATGAACGTTAAAGGGTGCGGCGCATTCTCCAGGACGCAGATCGATGGACTGGTCGACTACGCCAAGGGAGTTGGAGCGAAAGGCCTGGCCTGGTTCAAGGTGTCCGCGGATGGGCTTCAATCGCCGTTGGCCAAATTCCTCGGGCCGATCATCCTCGAACGCCTGGCTGAGCGACTGAAAGGGGAGGAGGGGGATCTGCTGTTGCTGGTCGCTGATCAGGCCAAGACGGCGGCTGAGACACTGGGTCGTCTTCGAGTGAAATTGGGCCACGAACTGAAGCTGATCGACGAGAGCGCGCTGGCGGTCACGTGGGTCATCGACTTCCCGCTCCTTGAATATGATCGCGAGCAAGGGCGGTGGCAGGCGATGCATCACCCCTTTACGGCGCCGATGGACGAGGATCTGCCGCTCTTTGACACCGATCCCGGACGAATCCGCGCCAAGGCCTATGACCTGGTTGTCAACGGGCAGGAGCTGGGTGGTGGCAGCATCAGGATCCACCGCCGGGACGTGCAGAGCCGGATGTTCGCCGCGCTGGGAATCGGCGCGGAAGAGGCAAGGGCGAAGTTCGGGTTTCTCATGGACGCACTCGAGTACGGCGCTCCACCCCATGGCGGGCTGGCCTTCGGGTTCGATCGAGTCATCGCGCTGCTCGCGGGGGCTGCCTCGATCCGGGATGTTATCGCCTTCCCCAAGACCCAAAAAGCGGTGGACCTGATGACGCAAGCCCCCTCGCCGGTCGACGCAAGGCAGTTGAGGGAGCTGAGCATCAAATTGGATCTGGACTGAAAAGCAGCGTTGAACTGTTAGCCTTCAGCTTTCAGCAATAAGCCGATCGCTGGCTGCCGGCGGCTCACTGCTGTCGCTGTTGACAGGGCTACGTGACCGGCATATGCTGAATGTAGATCAAGGAGCGGCTTATAGCTGTCAGCCTTCAGCGGCAAGAGGGTTGTATGTTGCTGATCGCTGAGAGCTGAACGCTGAATGATGAGTAGCGAAGTGGGGAGATGATAAGGGAGCAGATTCGACCGGAAAAGAAGGTCTCCCTGCCTATCGGGGAAGAGATCCAACAACTGTTTGGGCGTAAGGATGAGGTCAGGAAGCTCATCGAAGAGGCGTTACAGGTCAAGTTGGTTGCGCGAGACGGCCTCGTCAGCATCCAGGGCGAGGCGGCAGATGTGACGGTGGGGGAGCAGGTTGTATCGGAGCTGATCTCACAACTGACGCGCGGCGAGCGCGTGACACCGCAGGACGTCAAACTGGTCCTTCGGCTCTTTATGAGGAAAGACGAGGAGGAGTTCAAGCGAATCCAGGGTGAGGTGATCGAGGTTTCGTCAAAAAAGCGGCCGGTCCGGCCAAAAGGTCCCGGCCAGCGATGGTACATCGAGGCAATCCGCCATCACGACATTGTCTTCGCCATCGGGCCGGCCGGGACCGGCAAGACCTATCTGGCGATGGCGATGGCTGTGTCGGCGCTCTTAAAACACGAGGTCAATCGGATTATCCTGACCAGGCCCGCCGTAGAAGCGGGGGAAAAATTAGGTTTTCTTCCCGGCACGCTCTACGAAAAGATTAACCCCTACCTTCGACCCCTGTACGATGCGCTCTACGATATGATCGAGATGGAGCGTGTTACCCGTCTGATTGAGATGGGCACCATCGAGATCGCCCCGCTGGCCTTCATGCGAGGCCGGACTCTGAACGATTCATTCATCGTGCTGGACGAGGCCCAGAATACGACCTCAGAGCAGATGAAGATGTTTCTGACGCGCCTGGGTTTCGGCTCAAAGACCGTCATTACGGGGGATATTACCCAGATCGACCTGCCCGCCGGCCGACTGTCCGGCCTGATCGAGGTGCAGCGTATTCTGAAGGGGATCGAGGGGATTAAATTCGCCTATCTCGGCGAGGAGGACGTGGTGCGACACGAGTTGGTACAGCAAATTGTCAGAGCGTACGAGGCGTACCAGACCTCCACGTTACCAACTGAGGGGCGATAGGAGGGCGCCCGATGGCGCCCCACAGGAACGGCAGCACCACCGTGGCCGATGAGCGGTCGCCGGCTGCGCGTCGTCTGTTGGGCGCTCCGCGCGTGATCTCTTCGTGGTTTCATTGGGCCACGGGGCGCCTCGAACGCCATCCTGGTGCGTTCTATACGCTCTGCAGCCTGACGATTCTCGCGATCATTCTCGTCATCGCATCGTCCGCGGCGCTTCCGTCCGGCATCCTTCCGCTCCTTGGGATCTGCCTGCTGGTCGGCTTCCTGCTGGGGAGCCTCTACCTGTACATTTGGACGCTCCAGCCCAAACCGCTGCGACAGCCGAAGAACCTATTTTTGCTGACTTCGGTGATCTTGTTGACGGTTGCCGTCACCCGTTCCTTTTTCTTCTTTCTTCCCTCGGTTCATCAGGCGCTCCCCAATGTGCCTGCAAGCGCCATCGAATACTCGATCCCTGTCGCCATTGGGGGCCTGCTCCTTGCGATCCTGTTCAGCAGCCGCCTGGCGTTTGCGGGCGCTCTTGCCATCAGCATTCTGACCTCTCTCCTGGCGGCGGACGGGTTCCGCTTCTTCCTGTACAGCCTTGTGAGCAGCCTTGCGGCGATCTTCGCCCTTGTTGGGCGCAAAGATCGGGCGATCCTGCTCAAGGCTGGGATGGCTGTCGGGTTAGCCAACCTCTACTCCGTCCTTGCATGGTCATTGCTCTCGGGATCCATGGAGCAGCTTGGCTTTCATCTGCTGTGCGGTCTGGTCGGTGGACTGTTTGTTGCGATTCTGTCACTGGGCCTGCTTCCCCTCTTCGAATACCTGTTCGAGGTGGCGACCGATTTTCGATTGTTGGAACTGTGCAACCTGAACCATCCGCTTCTGAAAGAGATGATACTCAAGGCCCCTGGAACCTACCACCACAGTGTTATGGTGGGCACCTTGGCCGAGGCGGCCGCTGAGGCGATCGGTGCGAATACCATGCTGTGCCGGGTAGGCGCCTACTACCACGACATCGGAAAGATCACCAAGCCGTCGTTCTTCGTTGAAAATCAGCAGAATGTGAAGAGTCGCCATGAAAAGCTTGGTCCGAACCTGAGCAGTTTAGTCATCGTGTCCCACGTCAAGACGGGCATTGAGCTGGGCAGGACCTACGGTCTGCCGCCGGCGGTGCTGGAGATGATTCCCCAGCACCACGGTACCAGACTGACCCTTTTCTTTTACCAGAAAGCCAAGGACACAGAAGAAAGCGACCAGGGCGAGGTCCACGAAGAGAGGTTCCGATATCCCGGGCCAAAACCTCAAACCAAAGAAGCGGCTATTCTGATGCTGGCAGATGCCGTCGAGGCAGCGTCGCGGACGCTGACCGAGCCTACACCCGGACGGTTCCAGACGCTGGTCGCGAAGATTGTCAATGCCGTGTTTGTAGATGGGCAGCTTCGCGAGTGCGAGTTGACCTTCAGCGAGCTTCGCCTCATCGAGGAGAGCTTTGTTCGGATTCTGTGCGGTATCTATCACCGACGGGTAGAATATCCCGGGTTTGCCTTTGAGGAGTCTGTTGGTAGAAGGGGCGCGAATGGGGATGCAGGTCACAAACCGACAAAGGAAGATCAGGCTCGACACGAGCTTTCTAAAAAAGGTCGGGCAGACCACCCTCGCCAGAGCAGGGGTTGATCAGGCCGAGTGCGGGCTGGTGTTGGTGGGCGACCGGACCATAGCCCGCCTAAACCGGCAGTATCGGGGGAAGGCGACAAGTACGGATGTCCTTTCGTTTCCGATGCGGGAGGGATCGTTTGCATCGCTCTCGCCGCATCTGCTCGGGGACGTGGTGATCTCGGCTGAAACAGCCGATCGACAGGCCAAAGCGGCGGGTCGCACGCTTCGTGACGAGTTGACTGCGCTGCTGATCCATGGCATTCTTCATCTCCTTGGCTACGACCATCAGATGCCGTCAGAGGCGCGGAGGATGAAACGCCTGGAGCGACAGTTCGGCCTCCTGTTCATTGAGGCCGAAGGCAGGTAAGCGTGGAAGGCTCGTCACATCCGTTTCGCTGTGCGTTGAAAGGGGTCGAAGACGCGATCTCCACACAACGCCACCTGCGCGCTCACATCGTCGTGGCCGGGTTCGTCGCGCTGTTCGGGCTGTTGCTGGAGTTGCCGCATGTCGATCTGGTGCTGCTGCTCATGGCCATTGCGCTTGTTATCATCACAGAACTGCTGAATACTGCAGTGGAGTTGACCGTGGATCTTGTATCGCCGACCTTTCACCCGATCGCCGGACGGGCAAAGGACATTGCCGCCGGCGCGGTGCTGATCGCCGCGTTGGTTGCGGCTACCGTCGGTATTATCGTACTTGCGCCCCCTTTGTTCGGCGCGCTCACCACACGTCCGCTTTCAGCGAAGTCAGCTCTGCTGGTGGCGACCACCCTCGGGCTGGTCGGAAGCATTATTGCTGCACTCTTGCCACGTTCTTCCAGCTCGAAGCGCGACCAGCTTTTAACTGTCAGCAAGAAGTTGAATACTGACCACTGAGATCTGACCGCTACAGGATGGACATGACCAACGATAAATCAGGTTTTGTAGCGATTATTGGCCGCCCCAACGTCGGCAAATCGACCCTCATGAACCGTCTGCTGGGACAGAAGGTGTCGATCGTCTCTCCCAGGCCGCAGACGACCAGAACCAAAATTATGGGGATCAGGAGCCTGCCCGGAGCGCAATTGATCTTCCTGGATACGCCTGGGATCGATAAGTCGGGCGGCTATTTTCACCGGTTGATGGTGAAAACAGCCACAAACAGTCTGGAAGGGGCAGACCTGATCCTCTGGATAGTGGAAGCTCCCGATCCGCTCTCTCAGGGTGACAAACTGATCCTGGAGATTCTGAAGCGGGTCACGTCTCCGATCCTGCTCGCCGTCAATAAGGTCGATCTCGTTCAGAAAGAAAGCCTGTTGCCCACAATCGATCGCTTCCGGTCGCTGCTGCCGTTTGCCGAGATCGTACCGATCTCCGCTACGAAAGGCGACAACGTTGCGCTTCTCGAGTCGCTGCTGGTCCAATATCTCCCGGAGGGACCACCGCTGTACCCCCCTGATCAGTTGACCGACCAGCCAGATCGTTTCATCATCGCCGAGCTGATCCGAGAGCGGGTCTTCCGCTCGGTCTATCAGGAGGTGCCGTATGCGGTGGCCGTGTTGGTAGAAAAGGTCAGAACACGGGAAGGGCGAGCGCTGACCGACGTCGAGGCAACCATTTATGTCGAGAAGGACTCACAGAAGGCGATCATCATCGGACGCGGGGGCGCCATGCTCAAGCGAATCGGGGAGCTGGTCAGGCCGGAGATCGAGAGGCTGCTCGGCACCCAGGTGTTTCTGAAGCTGTGGGTCAAGGTTCGCAGCGACTGGCAGAAGGATGATGAGGCGCTAAGGCGGCTCGGCTATCTGCAACAGTAGAAAAGTTTTGGATTTCGAGTCCCGAACCCCTAACCCCTGGTCCGAAAAATGCCCCTACAGACAACCGAAGCGATTGTGATCGGCGGACACAATCTTGGCGAGGCCGACCGGATTATTCCGTTCTTCACGAGGAAGTTGGGGAAGGTCAGGGCAGTGGCTCGTGGGGCCAGGCGGGTTCGCAGCCGATATGGCGGGACCCTCGAGTTGTTCACGCTCGGTCAGCTTGTCTTTTTCGAGTCGCCCAACCGGACTCTCCACAAGATCAACGAGTTCTCGGTCATGGAGCCGTTTGCTGGGCTCAAAGCCGATCTGGGGAGGCTGGGCCGGGGGGCCTACCTCGTAGAGCTGGCGGGCGCATCTGTCGAGGATGAGGAGCCGAACGAGGAGATCTTTCTCTTGCTGCGGGATGCCCTGACGCTGCTCGTCTTATATGATGACCCGCGCCTCGTCAGGTCGTTTGAGATCCGCCTCCTCAGGATTGTCGGATACCTTTTGGAACTCTATCGCTGCCTGGTGTGCCGGTCCGTGCTGGAGCAAGGCGCTGCATCCGCCATCAGCCCGACTCGCGGTGGACTGGTCTGCCTCAAGTGTCTTCCGCGGGCGCCGGACCATATGTCCATCTCTCCGGAATCATTGGACTTTCTGCGATCAGCTTTGCATGGCGGGCTGGAACAGTCACTGGCCTCGCCTCTTTCTCATCCGCACACGACCAACCTTCAAGAGGTCTTGAAAGTCTGTATCACCCACTTCTTCGGCAAACGACTTCGGTCTGTGGCATTCATGAGTCTCGTTGAATAGGGTGTTGACGGAGGCTGCGTTCATGCGGGCGCTCTGTCTGAATAGTGTACGTCCGATCGAGGACCATCCGCTTACGATGGTCGAGCTGCCAGCCCCGATTCCGGGTCCTGGCGGACTTCGCCTACGGGTGCAGGCTTGCGGTCTGTGCCGAACCGACCTGCATATCATCGAAGGCGACCTTCCGCTTCCTATGCTTCCGATAGTGCCCGGCCACCAGATTGTCGGTGTTATCGATGAGGTCGGACAAGGCGTCACCCGCTTTCACGTAGGCGATAGAGTGGGCGTTCCCTGGCTGTACTCCACGTGCAGCCAATGCACCTTCTGCCGACGTAATCAGGAAAATCTCTGCGACGCAGCCCGCTTTACCGGCTACCACGTGAACGGTGGGTATGCGGAGTGTGTGGTTGTCCAAGAGGCATTTGCATATCCGTTGCCGTCAGGCATCTCGACCACCAATGCGGCCCCATTGCTGTGCGCAGGGGTCATCGGCTTCCGCGCCCTTCGACTGAGCGGAATCAAGCCTGGTGAGCGTCTGGGGTTATATGGGTTCGGCGGCTCGGCGCATATCGCCATCCAGGTCGCGGTCTACTGGGGTTGCGAGGTTGCTGTCTTTA
Encoded here:
- a CDS encoding putative Diacylglycerol kinase (Evidence 3 : Function proposed based on presence of conserved amino acid motif, structural feature or limited homology; Product type pe : putative enzyme), whose translation is MEGSSHPFRCALKGVEDAISTQRHLRAHIVVAGFVALFGLLLELPHVDLVLLLMAIALVIITELLNTAVELTVDLVSPTFHPIAGRAKDIAAGAVLIAALVAATVGIIVLAPPLFGALTTRPLSAKSALLVATTLGLVGSIIAALLPRSSSSKRDQLLTVSKKLNTDH
- a CDS encoding putative alcohol dehydrogenase (Evidence 3 : Function proposed based on presence of conserved amino acid motif, structural feature or limited homology; Product type pe : putative enzyme); translated protein: MNRVLTEAAFMRALCLNSVRPIEDHPLTMVELPAPIPGPGGLRLRVQACGLCRTDLHIIEGDLPLPMLPIVPGHQIVGVIDEVGQGVTRFHVGDRVGVPWLYSTCSQCTFCRRNQENLCDAARFTGYHVNGGYAECVVVQEAFAYPLPSGISTTNAAPLLCAGVIGFRALRLSGIKPGERLGLYGFGGSAHIAIQVAVYWGCEVAVFTRSEAHRALALQLGARWAGPVEDDPPGRLDSAVIFAPVGSLVLEALRVLRKGGTVAIAGITMSPIPELDYSLLYQERTVRSVANSTRQDVHDLLRLAVDIPIRTTIRTFPLEEANHALQLLKHSRFSGAGVLTIS
- a CDS encoding membrane protein of unknown function (Evidence 5 : No homology to any previously reported sequences), yielding MAPHRNGSTTVADERSPAARRLLGAPRVISSWFHWATGRLERHPGAFYTLCSLTILAIILVIASSAALPSGILPLLGICLLVGFLLGSLYLYIWTLQPKPLRQPKNLFLLTSVILLTVAVTRSFFFFLPSVHQALPNVPASAIEYSIPVAIGGLLLAILFSSRLAFAGALAISILTSLLAADGFRFFLYSLVSSLAAIFALVGRKDRAILLKAGMAVGLANLYSVLAWSLLSGSMEQLGFHLLCGLVGGLFVAILSLGLLPLFEYLFEVATDFRLLELCNLNHPLLKEMILKAPGTYHHSVMVGTLAEAAAEAIGANTMLCRVGAYYHDIGKITKPSFFVENQQNVKSRHEKLGPNLSSLVIVSHVKTGIELGRTYGLPPAVLEMIPQHHGTRLTLFFYQKAKDTEESDQGEVHEERFRYPGPKPQTKEAAILMLADAVEAASRTLTEPTPGRFQTLVAKIVNAVFVDGQLRECELTFSELRLIEESFVRILCGIYHRRVEYPGFAFEESVGRRGANGDAGHKPTKEDQARHELSKKGRADHPRQSRG
- the era gene encoding GTP-binding protein (era) (Evidence 2a : Function of homologous gene experimentally demonstrated in an other organism; PubMedId : 10411886; Product type f : factor), yielding MDMTNDKSGFVAIIGRPNVGKSTLMNRLLGQKVSIVSPRPQTTRTKIMGIRSLPGAQLIFLDTPGIDKSGGYFHRLMVKTATNSLEGADLILWIVEAPDPLSQGDKLILEILKRVTSPILLAVNKVDLVQKESLLPTIDRFRSLLPFAEIVPISATKGDNVALLESLLVQYLPEGPPLYPPDQLTDQPDRFIIAELIRERVFRSVYQEVPYAVAVLVEKVRTREGRALTDVEATIYVEKDSQKAIIIGRGGAMLKRIGELVRPEIERLLGTQVFLKLWVKVRSDWQKDDEALRRLGYLQQ
- the aspS gene encoding Aspartyl-tRNA synthetase / asparaginyl-tRNA synthetase (Aspartate-/asparagine-tRNA ligase) (AspRS) (Evidence 2b : Function of strongly homologous gene; Product type e : enzyme); translated protein: MSASVGRLKRTGHCGLLRSPDVGKSVVLMGWVHRRRDHGGLVFIDLRDREGITQTVFNPEFHPEAHEVARRMRAEFVVAISGRVQLRPPGTENTLLPTGAIEIVAEEAQILNEAKPPVFPIEEQTDVAEEIRLTYRYLDLRRPSMLYNLRLRHKVTQAAHSYLDRHGFIEVETPMLTRSTPEGARDYLVPSRLNPGEFYALPQSPQLFKQLLMVAGIDRYYQIVKCFRDEDLRADRQPEFTQIDLEMSFVDRDDVLEVTEGLVVALFEAAGKSSLPRPFPRLTYAEAIDRFGLDTPDTRFGMELADLTELLCGVEAKAFAEPIAQGGVVRGMNVKGCGAFSRTQIDGLVDYAKGVGAKGLAWFKVSADGLQSPLAKFLGPIILERLAERLKGEEGDLLLLVADQAKTAAETLGRLRVKLGHELKLIDESALAVTWVIDFPLLEYDREQGRWQAMHHPFTAPMDEDLPLFDTDPGRIRAKAYDLVVNGQELGGGSIRIHRRDVQSRMFAALGIGAEEARAKFGFLMDALEYGAPPHGGLAFGFDRVIALLAGAASIRDVIAFPKTQKAVDLMTQAPSPVDARQLRELSIKLDLD
- a CDS encoding putative phosphate starvation-inducible protein, PhoH-like protein (Evidence 3 : Function proposed based on presence of conserved amino acid motif, structural feature or limited homology; PubMedId : 8444794; Product type pt : putative transporter) produces the protein MIREQIRPEKKVSLPIGEEIQQLFGRKDEVRKLIEEALQVKLVARDGLVSIQGEAADVTVGEQVVSELISQLTRGERVTPQDVKLVLRLFMRKDEEEFKRIQGEVIEVSSKKRPVRPKGPGQRWYIEAIRHHDIVFAIGPAGTGKTYLAMAMAVSALLKHEVNRIILTRPAVEAGEKLGFLPGTLYEKINPYLRPLYDALYDMIEMERVTRLIEMGTIEIAPLAFMRGRTLNDSFIVLDEAQNTTSEQMKMFLTRLGFGSKTVITGDITQIDLPAGRLSGLIEVQRILKGIEGIKFAYLGEEDVVRHELVQQIVRAYEAYQTSTLPTEGR
- a CDS encoding putative DNA repair protein recO (Recombination protein O) (Evidence 3 : Function proposed based on presence of conserved amino acid motif, structural feature or limited homology); this translates as MPLQTTEAIVIGGHNLGEADRIIPFFTRKLGKVRAVARGARRVRSRYGGTLELFTLGQLVFFESPNRTLHKINEFSVMEPFAGLKADLGRLGRGAYLVELAGASVEDEEPNEEIFLLLRDALTLLVLYDDPRLVRSFEIRLLRIVGYLLELYRCLVCRSVLEQGAASAISPTRGGLVCLKCLPRAPDHMSISPESLDFLRSALHGGLEQSLASPLSHPHTTNLQEVLKVCITHFFGKRLRSVAFMSLVE
- a CDS encoding conserved protein of unknown function (Evidence 4 : Homologs of previously reported genes of unknown function), which encodes MQVTNRQRKIRLDTSFLKKVGQTTLARAGVDQAECGLVLVGDRTIARLNRQYRGKATSTDVLSFPMREGSFASLSPHLLGDVVISAETADRQAKAAGRTLRDELTALLIHGILHLLGYDHQMPSEARRMKRLERQFGLLFIEAEGR